The genomic region TCATCCTTATTGTGCTGATGAAAGCTCTGGAAATGGCCGAGAATAGCGGATTCTAACAACCACAGCGCAGCATTCTAAGCGCCTTCCGTGAACAGAAGGCCGACACAGCGGAAAGCCGACCCGGTGCTAGGTTCGAAAAGAGTGGAGCTGCAGCCTCTGCTGCCCTCTATCTCACTCGGTAGTCTCGCCGAGTATCTCCCGAGCCTGAGATTCAAGCGCGTCAAAATCGATCTCCTGATTCGGGTTACAGGTGATTCTCACTCCGCTTCGGCCACTGCCCCGCATATCCTCTTTGACTGCAACCGACTCGGCATCGATCCCGAGTGCATCCGCAATCTCCGCAGCGTCAAGCGACGCCGTATCGACGTCGTACAGGTCGATGTGGAACAGCGTCCGCTTCGTCCGGATCGCGGTGCGACGTTTTCGGCCCTTGTTGAACGCGACGTAGTGCTTCTGCCCCCACTCCGGCCCGTTGAGGAACTCCAGTTCCTGCAGCGCGGCTGTGACGTCTTCCAGCAAACCGGCTGTTTCCTCATTTGAACGCTCGTTGAGGTGCCAACTCTGTCCGTCCTCCTTCCACGGCTCGTCAGAGGTGTCGGGACTTACGTCCGTCACGGTGTGTTCTGGTGTCGGGATCGTCTGCTCTGCGTCAAGATACAGCCGGTCGCCGTCCTTGAGGAGCTGGAACTCGATGACGGAGATGTCGATCGATCTGTCGCTGAGCCACCGGAGCACGATGTCCAGCCGCTCGCGGACGGATTCACCGACGAAGACGATTCGCTGATCCTGATTGAGCGTGTAGTCCTCGTTGCAGAACTCGTCAAGCACCTCGGTAAACGTGGTTTCCTCTTCATAGAGCGTCCGACCCCACGACGTGGACTTGAACTTCTCGAACTGGTCGCGGAGTTTGGAGTAATCCCAGTGCGAGGTGTAGGCGGCGTACTTGAGTCCCTGAAAATCGACCTTCGGCTTTAGCGCGCCTCGTTTGAGTTCGATAGCGACCACGTTAGCGTCTCGGTCGATGGCGAGAAGGTCGATGCCATCGCCGATCTGCTTTACAGAGACCTCCCGTCCGACCAGTCGAAAGTCCTCTCCGAGGATGCTCTCGGGACTATTGATAATCCACTCTCGGAGGTCATCCTCACGAAATCCCTCTTCCTTCAGGGAGACCGTTTCTAACGTGGAAACGTCTTCCTTGTCCCCGACTCTAAGCATGATGTCGAGATAGAATCACAGACGCATGATAATCCTTTGGAGCCACCAGTAACAATGGGAGAGAATTTGGACGGGCACGTCGGTTCGACCGTGATTACGGCCCTGTGTTGCGTAATTGCGAATTGAATATAAATGAATTCGGTGTTTTGCAACACCAGACCGTCAGTCGAGCGACTCGATCACCATCACAGAGCCATCCGGTAGTTCATCCATGGTCTCCCGAATCCGTCGCAGCTGCTCGTCAACACCGTCGAGCAACTGCTCGGCGTCTTCGACCAATTCACCCACGCGTTCCTCACTCGGCGGGCTGGTTCCCTCTACTGCATTGACGACCTCTTGGGTGAGATCGTGGTCGGGATACTCGGACTGCAGTTCGCTGGCGAGTTCCTCGAGTCGCTCGTCTACCTCGAAGGGGTTCTCTGCCGCATCGAGGAGTTGCTCTACATCGTCGACACTCGGCGGCTGCGACCGGCTGAGCATCTCGCTCACGTCGGCCGTGACTGGGTGATTCGGATGGTCTTCCGCGAGTCGTTTCGACGCGTCCCGGAGTTGCGACCAGAGCGAGGCCTCGCCACCGGATGTTTCGAGGAGCCGCCGTGCCCGCTCGTACCGCTTGGCCTGCTGGACGACCGTCGGGTCGACGAGGGCTTCCTCGGAGAACGAGTCACCCCGCCACGCCGTCTCGAAGAGATCGTAGAGGTCGTCGATGGTTACGCCGTCGAATTCGACGGCGACGCGGTCCGCGGTTTCCTTGCTGCTCCCGTCGTGTGCGTAGAGCCACGTCGCGAGACTGGACACCACGCTCTCGGGCTCCTCGTCCGTCGGCGGTCCGCCCGTGATGCGTTCGTACTGCGCACGGACGACGGTACGCCTGTGTGTGTCAGCTTCTTCGAGTAGTGCTCGAAGCCGGTCGGCATCTGGCACTTCGTCCCCGCCGATGACTGCTTGCATCTCCCCCGTAATGTCCGGACCGGGGTAGCGCCGCTTCATCTCCACTGTCCGCTGGCTGAACTGCTCCCAGAGGGACTGGCCGTCTTCGCTCGGCTGGAAGAGCCCGCTGGCCCGAGCGAACCGCTCGGACTGCCGTTCGACCGTCTCGGACGCGAACGCATCCGTTTCGAGTGATTCGCCCCCGAGTGCGGGCTGGAGCGCCGTTTCGAGTTCGTCCAGCGAAGCGCCGTCGCCGAACTCCCTGCTGACACCTCGCAGGACGCGTTTCACCAGCACGCTGTTCTCGTCAACCCACTCGGCTAACGCGGAGAGCCACGCGTCGGGGTCGGTCCCGTCCGGCTCATCGCCGATCAGCGTCTCGACGGTGTCCCGGATCTGCTCTGGATCGATCTTGCCTATCGACTCGAAGCGGATCTGTATCTCGGTCAGGTTCGTCTTGTTTCTGACCGCCCGTCCGATCTCCTCCGGTTCGGTAATGTACTCGTCGTCCCGCCGGAGTGCGATCTCGTTGGCCGTAGCGAGCGTGATCAGCAGTGCCGAGATCGACTCCTGGGGCGTCCCGCGATACGCGCCGCCGCGCTGGACAGTCTGGGTGAGCACGTCTTCGGCACGAAGCGACTGGGTGTCCGCGTACTCGTCGAGGAATTCCTGACACCGGCCGTCGGCGAGTTCGGCGCGGTCTGTATCCACCCCGAGCGTGACAGCGTCCTCGCTCGTGAGCGGCCAGTCGGCGACACCGCGGAAGAACTGTGCCATCCGCCTGGCGTCGTCGACTTCCGTGATACCGTTCGTCAGGACGAACCGCGTTCCGCTGAACACGGACTGGACTTCCGTTTGAACGACCTGCTCGAACGCGTCCTCGTACCGCCCTCTCGTCCCACCCGTCCGGACGTAGACGTCCGCTTCTTTGAGCTGCTCGCGAATCGTCGATTCGAGTGCCCGCTGTTCGTCGCGGTGATCGGACTCAAGGTCCGGATAGGTATCCGTCTCTTCGGAGAGCACTTCCTGCATCCCCATCACGTCCCGCAGGCGGTCGATTGTCGATTGCTGTAGACTGACGGCGACGAGGATATGCTCACCACCGTCACGGCCCTCGTTTGTTGCCTGCCACGCAGTAACCTGGTCGCTGATCTCGGCGTCGCGGTTCGCGACCAAGCGCACACGAACGGCGTCGAACTCCGGCGTCGGTGCTTGCTCGATCGGGTCTAGGACGGAGTAGCCGAACCGGAGCGGGACTTTGCGCTCTCCCTCGAAATCCACCTCGTGTCGACTGCCAGCAGAGAGCAATCGATCGCTGCCCTCCCGGATGGAGTTCTCCAACTTGGCCGACAGCCGATGCGACGGAATCTGCCGTGCGCGAGTCTTCGCCCGCGTCAGGATGTCCTCCTGTTCCTCGGAGACCAGCAGGTACTCCTCGTCGCCGCGGTCGTTCGTCTCCGTCAGCACCTTCCGATCCTTGAGGAGGGCAGACAGCGCCGATTCGACATCGTCTCGGACGGACTCGAACGACTCGTCGGTCGACGTGACCATCAGTCGGGCGAGGTTCGCCGGCGTCGACGGCACCGCGGACCGAACCTGATTCAGCAGGTACAGCGCCTTTGCCACCCGAACTGAGAACGAGTTCTCGTCGCCGCCCGCCGAGGGGACGAGCTTGTTCTCGACCATCTCCTGTACCCAGAGCGGGACGTACGTCGTCTCCTCGACCAGCAGGTCGTACAGTTCGTCCCATGTGACGAGAGCACCGACCCGCTTGTCGCCCCACTCGAACCGCGTGAACAGCGAGCGGACGAGGATGAGCAACGCCCGACCCTGCACGTACTCCTCTTCGGTCACGCGTCCCCGCGGCATCAGTTGCTGAATCACCGTCCGGAGCAACCCGAGGTCGTACTCCCGGAACGGGTACGACTCGACTGCGTCCGGATCGGCCCCGGCGATATCTGTGTATGCGTCGAGTGTCAGGTCGGGCATCTCCCGGAGTGCGGTCTCGACGGCCTGTCCGCCCTCGACATCCTTCTGCAGCCACCGTTTCCGGACGATGATCTCGGTGTCGGCACCCTCCAACGGTTCCTGGGCACCGTACCACGGTTGCTCCGTGACTTCCGTATCGTCGAACTCACCGTGAATACGCTCGATCGGATACTGTCCAGTCCCGATGACCGGCGGGTTAGGCCCGACGCCGAGCTCGGTCAGCGCTTCCATCGTCTCCTGGAACTCCCTGTAGCGATGGCGGCCATCGCCGATGAACAGAGCCACCTCGTCGAGCCCGATCAGCAACTCCGTCTCGGTCTCCGGCGTGCTCAGCGACGCTTGCGCCGCTTCGATGCGCTCGACGAGATCGGCGGAGTCGAACTCACCGGGATCGACCTCCTCGATGGCGTCGTCGATCGACTGCTTGACCTCCGCCCGAGACGCGAACGGCGAGTCATCGAGCGTCGGAACGGCGTCGTAGAGCCAGCTCCGTAGCGACGCCCGCTCGTCGTACACATCCTCGAACGTCTGGCCGTCGTGCTCGACTTGCTGTAGCCGCTCCCAGCAGTCACCGTGGTTCATGTCGAGCTGCCACGCCCACTCGAGCAGCCAGTTCGGATCAGTCGGATAGCCGAGTTCGCGGCCGATCGCCTCGTAGATGAGATACGGGAGCGGCGGCTCCTGTGCTGCGTCCCGGTTGAGGAGGTTCAGGAACACGGGTTTCAGCCGGTCGACGTGCGAGTCAGCGACGCTCTGTCGGAACGACTGGAACCCCGGCCACCTGTTCGCCAACTCTTCGCCGAGATCGGTGAACTCCGATTCGGTATCGGCGGCGAAGCCGATGAGTTTCAGGAGGTGTGTCTTCCCCGACCCGAACGTCGCGGAGATGTAGAGGAAACGCGGTTGCTCGTGTGGATACTTGTCGACGAGGTCCCCCAGCGTGGTCAGCACGTCGCGAGCGCTGTCGGTCTCGTAGAACTCGCGAACGTCGTTTTCGGCCTGCGCTCTGGCGTTTACCTTCTGGACCTCTTCGAGTTCGCGAGTCGGTGATTGCTGGAAGATGTCGTGAATGTGTGTGTCGCTCATTGGAGATGCACCCCCTCAACCCGGCCTTCGATCTGGTGGGCCGGGTAGTAGTTACGCGATTCCTCGCCGAAGAAACTCAGCTTCCCACCGACGATATCTCCGGGGAACGGAATGCCGATAGTCGACTGGACGTTGCGACGGTCGAGTTCGTCGAGGAGCTCCGACGCACGCGTGAACGGGTAGAGGCTGCCGAGATGTGTGAGGAGGACGACGTGTCGCTGCTCGCCCGGTGCCTCGATCCTATCGAGCATAATTCCGACCAGTTCTTCCGCTAGCCGGTCTTGCATCGTTTCGGTGATCGTCGCTGGTTGGCTGTGCTTCCCGAGGTCAACTGCGAGTTCGAAGACTTCTGTTTCGACGAACACCTCGTCTAACCGGAGGATCTGGACGGTTCCGTCGTCCGGGAACTCCTCGGTTCGGTGCGGGTTCGTCGCCCACTCGGTGAGCCGTTCGGCGACGCGTCGCTCGTACTTCGGCTGGACGGGAACGATGACGAACGGGTTTCGGATGCCGCGTCGCCCGTCGGCGAACTGTGCGATCCGATCCGTGAAGTCCCGGAAGGGACGTTTTGTCGTCATCGGATAATAACCCCCGTTTCAGTCCGTTCGACACTGAGGTCGTGGTGTTCGACGAGCCGTTCCAGTTCTGAGTCAAGCGATTCGCGATCCGACGGGAGCACCCCGATCGCCGTGACGTCCGCGGGAGACTGCTCCCCAACGAGTGTCTGTAGCTCTTCGAACGTCGCTCGTAAATCGCCGATGTCGCTACCGGCAACCACGGCGAGAGGGTCGTTGTCGAGGAGTGCGTTCGTTGCCCGAATGAAGTCGTCAGCTTCGGCGTTGGTCGTTCCGCCAGTCACCGTCGACACTGCGTTCGAGACGTCAGCGTACCACGATGCGGCGCGGCGGAGCGGTGTGATGTATTCACTCTCGAAAGCCGGCCGAACGTTCGATTCGAACTCGCTCAGGGGCTGGATCCACGGATGCGCCTGTAACTCGTCGACGAACGCATCGACCCCGGTTTCTTCTCGGAACGAGTCCCACGCGGTCCCGATCGCGTCGTTGAGCGCCGGTGCGGTGGTTTGGGCGTCGTTGAACCGATCCCACCCATCGTGTGTCCACCACTCGCCCTCGTAACCGTCGATACTCCCACGGAGCGTCTGGCTGGCCGTGTCACACTCCTCGGTCAGCCAGTCGTACGACTGCTGGGCGAGCGTTAGCTGCGCGTCGATTCGTGTGAGCGCGGGCAGGCGCAAATTCCACACCTCCTCGGCGTCGTCGTACCATCCCTGTGCGTCGTTGGTTGCTTCGACGACTGCCGCCCAGTCGGTATTGCGTGACTTGACGGCCTCTCTTCGGTCGATAGCGCTCTGCTGCTCGGCTTCGAGCGCCCCCGCGAACGACTTGAGGAGGGTGCGAACGGCTCGCGTTTGGATGTCACTCTCGGCGACCAGTTTGACGTCTTCTACGAGACTCCCGAGTCGACCCGCGAGCGTGTCGTTCGCGGACTGGAGCCTGACGATTCCGTCCGGTATGGTCTCCGTCGAGTCGATGAAGCCGCCCTCGCGGAGAATCCCTCGGACACCGCCACTCCCCGCGATCTTGAGACGCGTCGTCGTCAGTTTGTTGAGGTCGATGACGGCGTCGAGTTCGAGGGAGTCGCCCGTTTCGTCGACGGGCAGGAAGTCCCCCTTCCGGCAGAGCCCCCAGATAATCGCACACAGCGCCGGGCGAGCGTCCTCGTAGATCGGCTTCTTCTTCACGATGCCGTCGAGGATCGTCGCCATCGCGAGGTTCCCGCCGCGTTGCTTCAACTGTCGGCCGGTGAAGGCGCGTACGTTGTTCTGGATCGACCCGCCGTGCGTTTCGGGGTCTTCTGTCGCGACATCGATCTGCCGGGCCCACGCAGGGAGCGGGTCCTGGGCGGAGAGTCTCTGGAGCTCCTGTAAGTGTTCGTCGCCGACCTGCAACATTACGGGATGGAAGTCGTCGGGATAGGTGACGTCGAGATACTCCTCGACTCCCGAGCCCATGCCCCCGATCTGGTCGCCGCGATCCTTGACGTCGAATGCCCCGCTATCGAGAGCCCCGACGAGCTTGCTCTGAACGCGAGCCGCGCGATCGGAGAGATCTCGTTCGACAGACTGTGGGAGTGTGTGGTCTCCGACGGCATCTCTGAGTGACCACCACTCGATGAGGCTATCTCGGAGGTCGTCGAGCCCGTCTTGACCGATCGTCCATTCGAGCGGGTCGCCGTCGTGGTCGACGTCTGTCGCCGCAGGTGAAATACCTCTGACGGCGACCTCGACATCGAGTGCGTCCGCAGCGTCGACGGTCGTGTCGAGTTCTATCCCGTCGATACTGAACCCGTAGCGAACGGGGTACTGCTCGCCAGTCTCTCCGTACTCGGCCGACGTCGGGAGCGAGAGGTCACGCACGATGTCGTCCCAGAGATACCCGTCCACGGCTTCGATGATGGACTGCCAGTCCGGGTTGTCGAGGTTCCGCTCTGCGGCTTCGATGATCTCGCGCTCTTCCGGATGCGTGAACGCGTACTTCGGCCCGGTTTCGTCGTGCGTCGGACGGATGAATTTCCGAAGCCGCTGGAGCGAGTCCTCGACGCGGTTCTCCATCTGGAACTGGGTCGGGCCGTCGAGGTCGCTCAACACGGCGACTGCGAGATTCCGCTCGGACATCGGAATCGTGTCCGGGATGTGCTGGAGGAGCAACACGGCCTTCGCGACAGCCACGTCGATCTCCTCCAGTTCGCCTGCCTCGTGTTGTT from Haloarcula hispanica ATCC 33960 harbors:
- a CDS encoding PDDEXK family nuclease; the encoded protein is MLRVGDKEDVSTLETVSLKEEGFREDDLREWIINSPESILGEDFRLVGREVSVKQIGDGIDLLAIDRDANVVAIELKRGALKPKVDFQGLKYAAYTSHWDYSKLRDQFEKFKSTSWGRTLYEEETTFTEVLDEFCNEDYTLNQDQRIVFVGESVRERLDIVLRWLSDRSIDISVIEFQLLKDGDRLYLDAEQTIPTPEHTVTDVSPDTSDEPWKEDGQSWHLNERSNEETAGLLEDVTAALQELEFLNGPEWGQKHYVAFNKGRKRRTAIRTKRTLFHIDLYDVDTASLDAAEIADALGIDAESVAVKEDMRGSGRSGVRITCNPNQEIDFDALESQAREILGETTE
- a CDS encoding BREX protein BrxB domain-containing protein; this encodes MTTKRPFRDFTDRIAQFADGRRGIRNPFVIVPVQPKYERRVAERLTEWATNPHRTEEFPDDGTVQILRLDEVFVETEVFELAVDLGKHSQPATITETMQDRLAEELVGIMLDRIEAPGEQRHVVLLTHLGSLYPFTRASELLDELDRRNVQSTIGIPFPGDIVGGKLSFFGEESRNYYPAHQIEGRVEGVHLQ